TGAGGCCAAAAAGGAATGCAATTGGAGTACTGAGCTAATTGCGAGAGCTTCCCCCGTTTTAACACGCAACTTCTCGACATCGAGATTCTCTAACTTGCTAACAATGGGATTGAACTGAAACGGGATATCCAACTTCTCTGCTTCTTCAATTAGTTTATGAGCCATTTGATCAAGTAACTCCTTCTGCTGATGTATCCCGGTGATCCTCAAATGAGGCGGACCTTCAGGCCGCGCGCTTAAAGCTTGCATAAGTGCAAGCCATTGAGCAGGTTCAGCTGCATTAAGATCAATCAAATGAACCATCTTCTCGCCTTCCATGGCTTCGATAATAGCTTGATTCGTAAGCACGAAAGCCATTTTCAAGAAAGGGAACATCTCGGAAAACAGTTTCCGGACTAAGATTTCTTCAGAAACCAAAGAAATCTTAGTAGCATTAAGAGCCCTATGAAGACCAGGCCAAGCTCTGATGATCCTATCAGCAAGAGCTTCAGTAAAGTAAGAAGCAATTCTCTGCATTGTATCCCCATCAGCAGAAGCTAATTGAGAGATCTGACCAAGCGCGATTTCCGCGTTTTCGAGGCTACCAGAAGCTACATGGTTACCACAAGTAAGCAATAAATGAATCAAATATAAACCCCTTTCCTCTGACTTAAGCTCTCTAAGCCATGGATACTGTGATCCCATACCAGGTGATGATAATGACATCATAGAGAAAACTTGAAGTGGTGATGATGATGTTACAGATGATGATCCATCATCTTGAAacattgaattgaaactaatcaatcaatcaatcaatcaatcaaccTAGAAATTCTATGAAATTGAATTCAAACCTAATTAATTGGgggaaatcactctagaattCACCATATCTGCTCATGAAAGAACCCCAAAAATTGCAGGATCCAGAACAAAAGCTAAGATTCTTATcattaaaatgaaaaatccaAGCAGATCACAGAGCTAAAAGGGgggaaaagagagagaaatggaagaGCATATGATGAAACTAGCAAATCATGAACGGATTACACAAAAAAGAAAGGTAAAGAGGGAATTAAAATTGGGGGAAATTCAAAAAGGAAGCAACAGAACATGTAAGAACTAAGAACTGAGAAGAAATTCCTTACTGGGTTTTGCAATTGATAAAAAACCCACAAAGAATCTCAAGAAAAATCCAAAGATTGGGCGGTGAAATCTATCAAGAAGAGACGTATTCTAAGTTCGTCTGGGTTTggggagagagaaagagaaaggagtCAAAAGGTTGAAGGAGAAAGGTGAGAACTTTATTAGAAAGAAAGAGGAGTTGTTCATgggttggattggattggattgtcGTTTAATCTGAGGGAtgctttttgttgttttatgaatttgttctctttcttttcttttctcgaGTGGGAATATGGAATTTTATGAGAAGTTGAGCCTTTTTGGGGGCTATATATTTTatccaataataataaaaaaattagggtaattaatttattagtccctatattttaataaaaatacactgtttagttcctatattttcaaaaacatacgGTAAAGTCCTTaatgtttttctcagtgaactgtttagtccatgccgttagactctcatgaagattctgttagtcaatttggagtTGCGTtcatctttttctttattttcctttcctttaaactctaatgcatctgaaatcaactttgagtgtttttttcttgattttcttcttaatcgttcaaatttgtAAGCATTG
The sequence above is drawn from the Euphorbia lathyris chromosome 6, ddEupLath1.1, whole genome shotgun sequence genome and encodes:
- the LOC136233331 gene encoding scarecrow-like protein 3, producing the protein MFQDDGSSSVTSSSPLQVFSMMSLSSPGMGSQYPWLRELKSEERGLYLIHLLLTCGNHVASGSLENAEIALGQISQLASADGDTMQRIASYFTEALADRIIRAWPGLHRALNATKISLVSEEILVRKLFSEMFPFLKMAFVLTNQAIIEAMEGEKMVHLIDLNAAEPAQWLALMQALSARPEGPPHLRITGIHQQKELLDQMAHKLIEEAEKLDIPFQFNPIVSKLENLDVEKLRVKTGEALAISSVLQLHSFLASDDELGKRSPVPSKNSNGIHLQKSLGELLEKDSTVAAGYSPSPDSTTSSPPSSMKIDYFLNTLWTLSPKLMVVTEQDSNHNGSTLMERLLEALYSYAALFDCLESSVSRTSLERLKVEKMLFGEEIKNIIACEGGERKERHEKLEKWIHRLDVAGFGNVGLSYFGMLQARRLLQGYGCDGFRMKDENGCVIIGWQDRPLFSVSAWRCRK